A genomic region of Fusarium oxysporum f. sp. lycopersici 4287 supercont2.30 genomic scaffold, whole genome shotgun sequence contains the following coding sequences:
- a CDS encoding uncharacterized protein (At least one base has a quality score < 10): MSRSLLIVYLACLAFLPTLISAQSCSTTGTYAGCCPSSDKKIVTFQGKDYRVYCDVVIAPGSVEFTSTPAECANRCGSMEECVDSFWEPPRQSERSGRCEMNLLESEAQSLAIVPMASAGPTHAVSQRSKQTVLRKSRRSKQTVLRKSRRSKQTVLRKSRHNRPAAQAESHQL, encoded by the exons ATGTCTCGCTCCCTATTGATTGTTTATCTAGCCTGCCTGGCTTTCCTCCCCACTCTCATCAGTGCCCAATCATGCAGCACCACAGGCACATATGCTGGCTGCTGCCCATCCTCAGACAAGAAAATCGTTACTTTTCAAGGCAAAGACTACCGAGTCTACTGCGATGTGGTTATTGCTCCAGGTTCAGTGGAGTTTACCAGTACCCCTGCCGAATGTGCAAACCGTTGCGGTAGCATGGAAGAATGTGTTGACTCATTCTGGGAACCGCCGCGCCAATCGGAGCGATCCGGTCGCTGTGAGATGAATCTGCTTGAAAGCGAAGCTCAAAGCCTAGCGATCGTTCCTATGGCTTCTGCGGGACCGACGCA CGCAGTCTCTCAACGCAGCAAGCAAACTGTGCTTCGCAAGTCTCGACGCAGCAAGCAAACTGTGCTTCGCAAGTCTCGACGCAGCAAGCAAACTGTGCTGCGCAAATCTCGGCACAACAGACCAGCTGCACAGGCAGAATCTCATCAGCTATAG